Genomic window (Vibrio pomeroyi):
ATCTGATTCCAGAAACCCTGAATCGTACTTTGTTTGGCGGCCGAGAAGTAGGCGACCAAGTGAACATTGAGTTCGATCCTCAAACACAGGCAATTGTTGATACTGTCGAGCGTGTATTAGCGAACCAGAAATAGCCGGTACGTACATTGTGTTGGTGGCGAAAAATCACACCGACGACCAAATTCAAAAAGAGCACCTCATGTGCTCTTTTTTGATCCTGGTTTAAACGAGAAACTGATTATCAGAATACTTGTTCATCATCGGCATCAATCGAAAGGTTGATTCTGTCTCTTACCTCGTCGACCTGCATATCCAAATGAATGGCATTGCAACACGCTGGACAATCATCATAGAAGTCTTGGCTACCATTAGATGCATCAAGCGTGATGTTGATACCGTGTCCACAATGCGGACAGGAGACATGTTTCTCTGTGTATTTATGCATGGCAAATTCTCCTCACTGTAACTGATACCAATCGTATTCGGTTATAAACAGCTGTAATTGGTATTAAACTGCTTGAATCTTCTGAATACACGCTTCGGTTTGTGCCAAGTAATGACCGCCAAATTGATTACAGTGATTGAGAAGATGGTACAAGTTATAAATATCTTTTCGATCAGTATAGCCAACGTCGAGCGGCATGACGCTTTGGTAACCTTCATAAAACTCTTTAGGGAAGCCTTCGAACAATTCGGTTAACGCCAAATCACACTCATGGTCCCCCCAGTAACAAGCCGGGTCGTAACAAATTGGGCCAAACGCCGAGTTGGCGACATTGCCATTCCAAAGATCGCCGTGAAGCAAAGAAGGGCGAGGGTTGTGGCCTGCAAGTCGCATATTCACCACGTCGACAATATCGTCGATGTCACCGAACTCAATGCCTTTCTCTTTCAGCAGTTGAAGTTGGAAACCGATGCGTTGCTCTGAGAAAAAGCGTCCCCATTTTTTATGCCACGGATTAGGCTGAAGGGTACTGCCGATGTAGTTGTCTTGATCGCAACCAAACTCTTTTTGCTCTCCCCATTGGTGCAGCTGGGCGAGTTGAACACCAAAATCGAAACTGTTGTTGCCGGTTTCTAATGGTTTAGTTGGTAAGTAATTGAGGATAATGAACGAGCACTCTTTGGTTTTCCCAATAAGAACAAGCTCGGGCACATACACGGTGGAAGTATTTCTTAATAAACGCAGGTTCTCAGCTTCAATTTCAAACTTGGGTAGAAATTCACGCTGATTCACTTTAACAAAGTAACGTTCATTACCAT
Coding sequences:
- a CDS encoding fructosamine kinase family protein encodes the protein MWQAISQQLSDTLLFNFQITERTKVSGGDINDCYMISDGNERYFVKVNQREFLPKFEIEAENLRLLRNTSTVYVPELVLIGKTKECSFIILNYLPTKPLETGNNSFDFGVQLAQLHQWGEQKEFGCDQDNYIGSTLQPNPWHKKWGRFFSEQRIGFQLQLLKEKGIEFGDIDDIVDVVNMRLAGHNPRPSLLHGDLWNGNVANSAFGPICYDPACYWGDHECDLALTELFEGFPKEFYEGYQSVMPLDVGYTDRKDIYNLYHLLNHCNQFGGHYLAQTEACIQKIQAV
- a CDS encoding CPXCG motif-containing cysteine-rich protein, with product MHKYTEKHVSCPHCGHGINITLDASNGSQDFYDDCPACCNAIHLDMQVDEVRDRINLSIDADDEQVF